In the genome of Drosophila yakuba strain Tai18E2 chromosome 3R, Prin_Dyak_Tai18E2_2.1, whole genome shotgun sequence, one region contains:
- the LOC120321971 gene encoding uncharacterized protein LOC120321971 isoform X5, which translates to MLCLGPTLVQFVQDFSFLSGGIWEGMHCLGFIKSIVGGSYLSGYCQYVVATKKRWNLRVKILTFCRVNSAALGIRAEIVVFHFAESGNGILFVCRCCQKKVDFKGREIDLLPGQQRRT; encoded by the exons ATGCTTTGCTTAGGGCCGACGCTC gtcCAATTCGTCCaggatttttcatttttgtccgGTGGGATTTGGGAAGGAATGCATTGCCTTGGATTTATAAAGAGCATCGTCGGAGGTTCGTATTTGTCA GGATATTGTCAGTATGTCGTTGCTACCAAGAAAAGGTGGAATTTAAGGGTCAAGATTTTGACCTTTTGTCGGGTCAACAGCGCCGCACTTGGAATTC gTGCCGAAATCgtcgtttttcatttcgccGAGTCGGGAAATG GGATTTTGTTTGTATGCCGTTGCTGCCAGAAAAAAGTCGATTTCAAGGGTCGCGAAATTGACCTTTTGCCGGGTCAGCAGCGGCGCACCTAG
- the LOC120321971 gene encoding uncharacterized protein LOC120321971 isoform X6, with protein sequence MHCLGFIKSIVGVYFALFQGYCQYVVATKKRWNLRVKILTFCRVNSAALGIRAEIVVFHFAESGNGILFVCRCCQKKVDFKGREIDLLPGQQRRT encoded by the exons ATGCATTGCCTTGGATTTATAAAGAGCATCGTCGGAG tttattttgctcTTTTTCAGGGATATTGTCAGTATGTCGTTGCTACCAAGAAAAGGTGGAATTTAAGGGTCAAGATTTTGACCTTTTGTCGGGTCAACAGCGCCGCACTTGGAATTC gTGCCGAAATCgtcgtttttcatttcgccGAGTCGGGAAATG GGATTTTGTTTGTATGCCGTTGCTGCCAGAAAAAAGTCGATTTCAAGGGTCGCGAAATTGACCTTTTGCCGGGTCAGCAGCGGCGCACCTAG
- the LOC120321971 gene encoding uncharacterized protein LOC120321971 isoform X3, whose protein sequence is MCLVLFCLIFVLSFLLQVQFVQDFSFLSGGIWEGMHCLGFIKSIVGGSYLSGYCQYVVATKKRWNLRVKILTFCRVNSAALGIRAEIVVFHFAESGNGILFVCRCCQKKVDFKGREIDLLPGQQRRT, encoded by the exons AtgtgtttagttttgttttgtctgatttttgttttgtcttttcttttgcaggtcCAATTCGTCCaggatttttcatttttgtccgGTGGGATTTGGGAAGGAATGCATTGCCTTGGATTTATAAAGAGCATCGTCGGAGGTTCGTATTTGTCA GGATATTGTCAGTATGTCGTTGCTACCAAGAAAAGGTGGAATTTAAGGGTCAAGATTTTGACCTTTTGTCGGGTCAACAGCGCCGCACTTGGAATTC gTGCCGAAATCgtcgtttttcatttcgccGAGTCGGGAAATG GGATTTTGTTTGTATGCCGTTGCTGCCAGAAAAAAGTCGATTTCAAGGGTCGCGAAATTGACCTTTTGCCGGGTCAGCAGCGGCGCACCTAG
- the LOC120321971 gene encoding uncharacterized protein LOC120321971 isoform X4 encodes MLCLGPTLVQFVQDFSFLSGGIWEGMHCLGFIKSIVGVYFALFQGYCQYVVATKKRWNLRVKILTFCRVNSAALGIRAEIVVFHFAESGNGILFVCRCCQKKVDFKGREIDLLPGQQRRT; translated from the exons ATGCTTTGCTTAGGGCCGACGCTC gtcCAATTCGTCCaggatttttcatttttgtccgGTGGGATTTGGGAAGGAATGCATTGCCTTGGATTTATAAAGAGCATCGTCGGAG tttattttgctcTTTTTCAGGGATATTGTCAGTATGTCGTTGCTACCAAGAAAAGGTGGAATTTAAGGGTCAAGATTTTGACCTTTTGTCGGGTCAACAGCGCCGCACTTGGAATTC gTGCCGAAATCgtcgtttttcatttcgccGAGTCGGGAAATG GGATTTTGTTTGTATGCCGTTGCTGCCAGAAAAAAGTCGATTTCAAGGGTCGCGAAATTGACCTTTTGCCGGGTCAGCAGCGGCGCACCTAG
- the LOC120321971 gene encoding uncharacterized protein LOC120321971 isoform X2: protein MCLVLFCLIFVLSFLLQVQFVQDFSFLSGGIWEGMHCLGFIKSIVGVYFALFQGYCQYVVATKKRWNLRVKILTFCRVNSAALGIRAEIVVFHFAESGNGILFVCRCCQKKVDFKGREIDLLPGQQRRT from the exons AtgtgtttagttttgttttgtctgatttttgttttgtcttttcttttgcaggtcCAATTCGTCCaggatttttcatttttgtccgGTGGGATTTGGGAAGGAATGCATTGCCTTGGATTTATAAAGAGCATCGTCGGAG tttattttgctcTTTTTCAGGGATATTGTCAGTATGTCGTTGCTACCAAGAAAAGGTGGAATTTAAGGGTCAAGATTTTGACCTTTTGTCGGGTCAACAGCGCCGCACTTGGAATTC gTGCCGAAATCgtcgtttttcatttcgccGAGTCGGGAAATG GGATTTTGTTTGTATGCCGTTGCTGCCAGAAAAAAGTCGATTTCAAGGGTCGCGAAATTGACCTTTTGCCGGGTCAGCAGCGGCGCACCTAG
- the LOC120321969 gene encoding uncharacterized protein LOC120321969, with protein MCAHQFCDPKPFPPLATPIFKSKAAKSIVEEIKAPRHPVESEKASARSVPAQTEIAPPPPKNSATELPPWQIVPQSRRAPPIHIENVREIVPLLEKLNYSAGVDSFTTKTSIGNGVTIQAKDLTAHRIIKDILAKSGIPYYSNQNKSERGFRVVIRHLHPSTPCSWITSELQKLGHQTKFTRNMTNPATGGPMRMHEVEIVSAMDGSHLRILSIKQLGGQKVEIERKNRTREPVQCFRCQGFRHARNTCMKPPRCMKCAGQHWSSECTKPRSTPATCSNCQGNHISAYKGCPAYKAEKQKLAVNRIDFHKIRTIMDAKSNNNERQPRPPFNKTPRLPYSTEMAEARKEAARKSAMNPFRQNVKDSRPNLPYLSSHEIAIQKRLNKWRRSTNKASTNSRTNPKNGLRKEQKKVEKAMEHKQGKDDSPPTTSRAALANLKPKIVKETTPSPQNINTFPENSQPDDPVIKLANRVDNLEKKIDILMALIIQARNPDE; from the exons ATGTGTGCCCACCAATTTTGCGACCCCAAACCCTTTCCCCCCCTAGCCACCCCCATCTTTAAAAGTAAGGCGGCCAAAAGTATTGTCGAGGAAATAAAAGCCCCCCGCCACCCAGTCGAGAGTGAAAAGGCCTCTGCACGCAGCGTACCGGCGCAAACTGAAATTGCCCCCCCTCCCCCTAAAAATTCGGCTACCGAACTGCCCCCGTGGCAAATAGTTCCACAGAGCCGCAGGGCCCCCCCTATTCATATAGAAAATGTTAGGGAAATCGTGCCACTATTGGAAAAGCTAAATTACTCAGCAGGGGTAGACAGTTTTACAACAAAAACGTCTATAGGAAACGGTGTAACTATACAGGCTAAAGACTTGACTGCACATAGAATAATTAAAGACATACTAGCTAAAAGTGGTATCCCATACTATTCAAACCAGAATAAATCTGAAAggggtttcagagttgttaTTCGTCACCTGCACCCCTCTACCCCTTGCTCGTGGATCACCAGCGAGCTGCAGAAGCTCGGCCACCAGACTAAGTTCACAAGGAACATGACAAATCCTGCAACTGGTGGTCCGATGCGGATGCACGAGGTAGAAATTGTCTCGGCCATGGACGGAAGCCACCTTAGGATCCTCTCCATTAAACAGCTAGGAGGACAAAAAGTGGAAATCGAAAGGAAAAACAGGACGAGGGAACCGGTCCAGTGCTTCAGGTGCCAGGGATTCAGGCATGCTAGGAACACATGTATGAAGCCCCCAAGGTGCATGAAGTGCGCTGGCCAGCATTGGTCTAGTGAGTGCACTAAGCCAAGATCAACCCCCGCCACCTGTTCAAACTGCCAAGGAAACCACATCAGCGCATATAAGGGGTGCCCTGCCTATAAGGCAGAGAAGCAAAAATTAGCAGTCAACAGGATAGATTTTCACAAAATTAGGACAATAATGGAcgcaaaaagcaacaataacgAACGTCAGCCCCGCCCCCCTTTCAACAAGACCCCCCGACTACCCTATAGTACCGAAATGGCCGAAGCCCGAAAGGAAGCCGCCAGGAAGTCTGCAATGAACCCGTTCCGGCAAAATGTGAAGGATAGTAGGCCAAACCTACCGTACCTTTCTTCACATGAAATCGCCATCCAAAAACGCCTAAATAAATGGCGCCGGAGTACAAACAAGGCCTCCACAAATAGCAGGACCAATCCTAAG AACGGGCTTCGAAAGGAACAAAAAAAGGTAGAAAAAGCTATGGAGCACAAACAGGGAAAAGACGACAGCCCCCCGACAACGAGCAGAGCTGCTTTGGCAAATCTAAAGCCAAAGATAGTCAAGGAGACAACGCCCTCACCACAAAATATCAACACTTTTCCAGAAAATAGCCAACCCGACGACCCAGTCATTAAACTGGCAAATAGAGTTGACAACCTGGAAAAGAAAATTGATATATTAATGGCCTTAATTATACAAGCAAGAAATCCGGACGAATAA
- the LOC120321973 gene encoding uncharacterized protein LOC120321973, which produces MYSWSITPCLDPLIANSLMKSPSPALLAAASAVLAQYGERCPCAIWGPLESKPQPLQRTPARRLATCYVLTTSADDYCNSPSQSCAQICSLVYPCSDSATL; this is translated from the exons ATGTATTCCTGGTCA ATTACGCCTTGCCTAGACCCGCTGATCGCC AACAGCCTGATGAAGTCTCCTAGTCCCGCACTGCTTGCTGCTGCGAGCGCTGTCCTTGCGCAATATGGGGAGCGCTGTCCTTGCGCAATATGGGGTCCGCTGGAATCGAAGCCGCAGCCGCTACAACGGACGCCTGCGCGCAGATTGGCTACCTGTTATGTCCTGACAACGAGCGCCGACGACTACTGCAACTCTCCTAGCCAATCCTGCGCGCAGATCTGCTCGCTGGTTTATCCTTGCAGCGACTCGGCGACCCTGTAG
- the LOC120321971 gene encoding uncharacterized protein LOC120321971 isoform X7, which yields MHCLGFIKSIVGGSYLSGYCQYVVATKKRWNLRVKILTFCRVNSAALGIRAEIVVFHFAESGNGILFVCRCCQKKVDFKGREIDLLPGQQRRT from the exons ATGCATTGCCTTGGATTTATAAAGAGCATCGTCGGAGGTTCGTATTTGTCA GGATATTGTCAGTATGTCGTTGCTACCAAGAAAAGGTGGAATTTAAGGGTCAAGATTTTGACCTTTTGTCGGGTCAACAGCGCCGCACTTGGAATTC gTGCCGAAATCgtcgtttttcatttcgccGAGTCGGGAAATG GGATTTTGTTTGTATGCCGTTGCTGCCAGAAAAAAGTCGATTTCAAGGGTCGCGAAATTGACCTTTTGCCGGGTCAGCAGCGGCGCACCTAG
- the LOC120321971 gene encoding uncharacterized protein LOC120321971 isoform X1 gives MQKIGLGPIRPGFFIFVRWDLGRNALPWIYKEHRRRFVFVSEFVNAFSFLLLLVYFALFQGYCQYVVATKKRWNLRVKILTFCRVNSAALGIRAEIVVFHFAESGNGILFVCRCCQKKVDFKGREIDLLPGQQRRT, from the exons ATGCAGAAAATTGGATTAG gtcCAATTCGTCCaggatttttcatttttgtccgGTGGGATTTGGGAAGGAATGCATTGCCTTGGATTTATAAAGAGCATCGTCGGAGGTTCGTATTTGTCAGTGAGTTTGTAAATGCATTTagttttctgttgttgttagtttattttgctcTTTTTCAGGGATATTGTCAGTATGTCGTTGCTACCAAGAAAAGGTGGAATTTAAGGGTCAAGATTTTGACCTTTTGTCGGGTCAACAGCGCCGCACTTGGAATTC gTGCCGAAATCgtcgtttttcatttcgccGAGTCGGGAAATG GGATTTTGTTTGTATGCCGTTGCTGCCAGAAAAAAGTCGATTTCAAGGGTCGCGAAATTGACCTTTTGCCGGGTCAGCAGCGGCGCACCTAG